One genomic segment of Hevea brasiliensis isolate MT/VB/25A 57/8 chromosome 3, ASM3005281v1, whole genome shotgun sequence includes these proteins:
- the LOC131178659 gene encoding (S)-hydroxynitrile lyase-like, with the protein MAISHFVLIHTVCYGAWTWYKLTPVLEAAGHKVTALDLAASGIDPRQIEQIGSFDEYSEPLLTFMASLPEGEKVILVGESCGGLNVAIAADKYPEKIAAVVFVNGLMPDTDHSPSYALDKHMMAIPKKDTVPFTYVNKAETITGWKMGFMFLSENVFTACTPEDCKLATMLLRKGSLFQSILAKREKFTKEGYGSIKRIYVYTDSDEIFKPYFHSWQIENYKPDKVYKIEGGDQKLMLSKTNELAQILNEVADTYMHHVCL; encoded by the exons ATGGCAATCTCTCATTTTGTTCTTATTCATACCGTATGCTATGGTGCATGGACTTGGTATAAGCTCACACCTGTCCTTGAGGCAGCTGGCCACAAGGTCACTGCATTGGACCTTGCAGCCAGTGGTATTGACCCAAGGCAAATTGAGCAGATTGGATCCTTTGATGAGTACTCTGAACCCTTATTGACGTTCATGGCATCACTTCCAGAAGGAGAAAAGGTGATATTGGTAGGAGAGAGCTGTGGAGGCCTTAATGTCGCTATTGCTGCTGATAAATACCCAGAAAAGATTGCAGCTGTTGTTTTCGTCAATGGACTAATGCCGGACACTGATCACAGCCCATCTTATGCTTTGGATAAG CATATGATGGCCATTCCCAAAAAGGACACCGTACCTTTTACGTACGTTAACAAGGCCGAGACTATAACTGGATGGAAAATGGGCTTCATGTTTTTAAGTGAGAATGTATTTACGGCATGCACTCCCGAG GATTGTAAGCTGGCAACGATGTTGCTAAGGAAGGGATCATTATTTCAAAGTATTTTAGCTAAACGGGAAAAATTCACTAAGGAGGGATACGGATCGATTAAGAGAATTTATGTGTATACCGACTCAGACGAAATATTTAAACCATACTTTCACAGTTGGCAAATAGAAAACTACAAACCAGACAAGGTTTATAAGATCGAAGGTGGAGATCAAAAGTTGATGCTTTCAAAGACTAATGAGCTAGCTCAGATTCTCAATGAGGTGGCTGATACATATATGCATCATGTTTGCCTTTGA